GCCAACGAGGCATAGGCGGTTCTGGGTGTAGATCGTAACGAAGTACGCGCCCGGCTGGGCATAGTCATAGCCCTTGAGACGGATAGACCGACGATGGACACTACCGGGATCGCGCAAATCTGTCACACGTTCCCCCTCATATGTCCCACGTCGTTCAGCCGTACAATGCGCGGCCGGACCCCCTCCGGCTCCACGATGGAGATGGACGCGTTGTCAAACCGCCACGGCATGCGCTGGCGCGGGTTCAGGCCGACGAGGTCGCCCAGGTACAGCGCCATCACGCCGCCGTGGGTTACGACGACTACCTCCACATCGCCCGGGTGCGCCGCGATGATTTCATCCATGGCCCGCGTGATCCGATCCAGGAAGCGGTGAAGTCCCTCCTCGCCTGGGATGGGAACCCATTGCACGTCCATCTCCCACCGCGTCCAGATGTCGGGGTACTGCTCGGCGACTTCGGCATCCTTCAGCCCGGTCAGCGCGCCGATGTCGTACTCGTTCAGGCGGGCGTCCACGTTCAGCGGCAGGCCCAGCCGCTCGGCGATGATCCGCCCTGTTTCCGTCGCCCGTTGCAGCGCGCTCGCGTACACTGCCGCGGGACGAAACTCCCGCGCAATTCGCTCGGCGACAAGCGCCGCCTGCGCGCGTCCGCGCTCGCTCAGGGGCGGGTCGGCGATGCCCTGCACCCGCCCCTCATGATTCCACACCGATTCGCCATGCCGCACAAAGATGAGCCGCATCACAGCCTCACAAGAGGGATTATCCGCGAATGGAAACGAACAAAAAGACCTTCACCGCAGAGATCACAGAGAACGCGGAGAAGCAAAAGGTACCAAAAGAAGAACAGGTCTCTACTTGGTGACTTGGTAGTTTCTTTGCTCTTTTCTCTGCGGTCTCAGCAGTCTCTGCGGTGCACCAAATTCCGGGCGGCGGTGTAGGGGTCGGCCTCGCGACGGGCCACGCGCTGCACCCATTCGTCCAGTTCGCCGGGACGCAGGGACGCCAGCAGCGCCTCGG
Above is a genomic segment from Chloroflexota bacterium containing:
- a CDS encoding histidine phosphatase family protein codes for the protein MRLIFVRHGESVWNHEGRVQGIADPPLSERGRAQAALVAERIAREFRPAAVYASALQRATETGRIIAERLGLPLNVDARLNEYDIGALTGLKDAEVAEQYPDIWTRWEMDVQWVPIPGEEGLHRFLDRITRAMDEIIAAHPGDVEVVVVTHGGVMALYLGDLVGLNPRQRMPWRFDNASISIVEPEGVRPRIVRLNDVGHMRGNV